The Mesorhizobium loti genome includes a region encoding these proteins:
- a CDS encoding GNAT family N-acetyltransferase translates to MSMDIVISATTSQHYHEFATMVREYVEWCRERYAGDSWFVDAAFSHQSLDEELQELSSSYGPPSGRAFLALSGDEVVGCIAYRGLSDTICEMKRLFVRKSGQGRGTGRRLCAALIDAARSDGYALMRLDTANLLTEAIALYRSVGFRDCPAYNDYPDDLMPYIVFMDRPLRPEAVI, encoded by the coding sequence ATGTCGATGGACATAGTCATCTCTGCCACGACGAGCCAGCACTATCACGAGTTTGCGACCATGGTCCGCGAGTATGTCGAATGGTGCCGCGAACGATATGCAGGAGACAGCTGGTTCGTTGACGCCGCGTTCAGCCATCAGTCGCTTGACGAGGAGTTGCAAGAGTTGTCGTCCTCGTACGGGCCGCCGAGCGGCCGAGCGTTTCTGGCGCTCTCAGGGGACGAGGTCGTTGGGTGTATCGCCTACCGGGGGCTGTCTGACACGATCTGCGAAATGAAGCGGCTTTTCGTTCGGAAGAGCGGTCAGGGGCGCGGCACCGGGCGGCGCCTTTGCGCGGCATTGATCGATGCTGCGCGAAGTGACGGCTACGCGCTCATGCGGCTCGATACAGCCAACTTGCTCACTGAGGCGATCGCTTTGTACAGGTCCGTCGGCTTCCGCGACTGTCCCGCCTACAACGACTATCCCGACGACCTCATGCCATACATCGTCTTCATGGATAGGCCGCTCAGACCCGAGGCGGTAATTTAG